A genomic region of Caulobacter vibrioides contains the following coding sequences:
- a CDS encoding RelA/SpoT family protein, with the protein MAPAATTEAPAKPRPKFLRQYELIERVHAYDPTADEALLNRAYVYAMRMHGSQTRASGDPYYAHPIEVAGILTEYRLDTATIVTALLHDVIEDTPVTKEEIAKLFGEEIGELVEGVTKLSKLELQAEHMRQAENLRKFILAISKDVRVLLVKLADRLHNMRTLHFIKNQAKRERIARETRDIYAPLARNIGCHKICIELEELSFQHTNPVARDAIIRRLDVLREEQGGAVTLVSQEISARLESASLPARVFGREKSPYSIWRKLQRKSIGFSQMSDIYAFRVIVDSEEDCYRALGVVHRAWSSVPDRFKDYISTPKRNNYRSLHTTVVGPRGMRIEMQIRTESMDRVNEEGVAAHFRYKDASYGLDLEGMEAAGGRDPLANLRQLVQVLEHGGDSEELVEHAKLEMFLDQVFVFTPKGKLVSLPRGAMPLDFAYAVHTSVGDTCIGVKINGELKPLRTPLVNGDVVEVVRGSKPVVPPDWRSLTVTGRARSAIRRHIRQTEKEEFLRLGRASLEQVFERAGKKLKDVSLRPILERFVLESDEALFDAVGRGRVSPSQVLETAYPGMKDSEREAATARRKIEGGQEAARLYVRGGGLTPGVSLHFAHCCSAVPGDRIVGILREDGEGLDVHTIDCPRLAEYEDREELWRDLNWTPEAERSTISLTRLHATIQNAPGVLGLVCTIIGEAGGNIVNLRMHHRQSDFFDTDIDVEVRDAKHLTNIQAALRACPSVETVDRTRG; encoded by the coding sequence CTGGCTCCTGCCGCGACGACCGAAGCGCCGGCCAAGCCGCGCCCCAAGTTTCTTCGCCAGTACGAACTGATCGAGCGGGTTCACGCCTACGATCCAACCGCCGATGAGGCGCTGCTGAACCGCGCCTATGTCTACGCCATGCGCATGCATGGTTCGCAGACCCGGGCCAGCGGCGATCCCTACTACGCCCACCCGATCGAGGTCGCGGGCATCCTCACCGAATACCGGCTGGACACCGCGACCATCGTCACGGCGCTGCTGCACGACGTGATCGAGGACACCCCGGTCACCAAGGAAGAGATCGCCAAGCTGTTCGGCGAGGAGATCGGCGAGCTGGTCGAGGGCGTAACCAAGCTCTCCAAGCTCGAGCTGCAAGCCGAGCACATGCGGCAGGCCGAGAACCTGCGCAAATTCATCCTGGCCATCTCCAAGGACGTCCGCGTCCTGCTGGTCAAGCTGGCCGACCGTCTGCACAACATGCGGACGCTGCACTTCATCAAGAACCAGGCCAAGCGCGAGCGTATCGCCCGCGAGACGCGCGACATCTACGCCCCGCTGGCCCGTAACATCGGCTGCCACAAGATCTGTATCGAGCTGGAGGAGCTCAGCTTCCAGCACACTAATCCGGTGGCGCGCGACGCTATCATCCGGCGCCTGGACGTGCTGCGCGAAGAGCAGGGCGGGGCCGTGACCCTGGTCAGCCAGGAGATCTCGGCGCGCCTGGAGTCGGCCAGCCTGCCGGCGCGGGTCTTCGGCCGCGAGAAGTCGCCCTATTCGATCTGGCGCAAGCTGCAGCGCAAGTCGATCGGCTTCTCGCAGATGTCCGACATCTATGCGTTCCGGGTGATCGTCGACAGCGAGGAAGACTGCTACCGGGCGCTTGGCGTCGTGCACCGCGCCTGGTCCAGCGTGCCCGACCGCTTCAAGGACTACATCTCGACGCCCAAGCGGAACAACTATCGCTCGCTGCACACCACCGTCGTGGGGCCGCGCGGCATGCGCATCGAGATGCAGATCCGCACCGAGAGCATGGACCGCGTCAACGAAGAGGGCGTCGCCGCTCACTTCCGTTACAAGGACGCCTCCTACGGCCTCGACCTGGAAGGCATGGAGGCCGCCGGCGGCCGCGATCCGCTGGCCAACCTGCGCCAGCTGGTCCAGGTGCTGGAGCATGGCGGTGACAGCGAAGAGCTGGTCGAGCACGCCAAGCTCGAGATGTTCCTCGATCAGGTGTTCGTGTTCACGCCCAAGGGCAAGCTGGTCAGCCTGCCGCGCGGGGCCATGCCACTGGACTTCGCCTATGCCGTTCACACCAGCGTCGGCGACACCTGCATCGGTGTGAAGATCAATGGCGAGCTGAAGCCGCTGCGCACCCCGCTGGTCAATGGCGACGTGGTCGAGGTGGTAAGGGGCTCCAAGCCCGTGGTGCCGCCCGACTGGCGCTCGCTGACGGTCACCGGCCGCGCCCGCTCGGCCATCCGCCGCCATATCCGCCAGACCGAGAAGGAAGAGTTCCTGCGTCTGGGCCGCGCGTCGCTGGAGCAGGTGTTCGAGCGCGCCGGCAAGAAGCTGAAGGACGTGTCGCTGCGACCGATCCTGGAGCGCTTCGTGCTGGAGAGCGACGAGGCGCTGTTCGACGCCGTCGGTCGCGGCCGCGTCTCGCCCAGCCAGGTGCTGGAGACGGCCTATCCGGGCATGAAGGACTCCGAGCGCGAGGCCGCGACGGCCCGGCGCAAGATCGAAGGCGGCCAGGAGGCGGCGCGGCTCTACGTGCGCGGCGGCGGTCTGACGCCCGGCGTCTCATTGCACTTCGCCCACTGCTGCAGCGCCGTGCCGGGCGACCGCATCGTCGGCATCCTGCGCGAGGACGGCGAGGGCCTGGACGTCCACACGATCGACTGTCCGCGCCTGGCCGAATACGAGGACCGCGAGGAGCTCTGGCGTGACCTGAACTGGACGCCCGAGGCCGAACGCTCGACCATCTCGCTGACCCGCCTGCACGCCACGATCCAGAACGCCCCCGGTGTGCTGGGCCTTGTCTGCACCATCATCGGCGAGGCCGGCGGCAACATCGTCAACCTGCGCATGCACCACCGGCAGAGCGACTTCTTCGACACCGACATCGACGTCGAGGTCCGCGACGCCAAGCACCTGACCAACATCCAGGCGGCGCTACGGGCGTGTCCCTCGGTGGAGACGGTGGACCGGACGCGGGGGTAG
- a CDS encoding M20 family metallopeptidase: protein MFRKTGLAITASLLPLVVAQGAAAAEISAGKLKSLKADAVAGVESRAKLAQVMNDKIFSFGELGFQEVETSAYITKVLEENGFTIQRGVSGIPTAWTATWTHGQGGPTIALGSDIDCIPKASQKPGVPWHDPIIPGAPGHGEGHNSGQAVNIVAALAVKDLMVKQNIAGTLVLWPGVAEELVAGKAYMVRDGVFKGVDATIFTHVGANLQTTWGQPSGTGLVSVKYSFHGESAHSAGAPWRGRSALDAVELMNIGWNMRREHLRPEQRSHHVISDGGDQPNVVPSEATVWYYFREQTFAAIKKNWAIGDKIAKAAADMTDTKVDSAIVGTAAPRHFNRPMAEAAQKNIEQVGLPKWTDDEQAFAKAVQKNVGSTKQDGLDTKLRGLKPPEEKPESGGSDDIGDISWIMPTITINYPANIPDLPGHHWANAISMATPIAHKGVVAGSKVVAMTTLDLLTQPKLLADSKAYFTNVQTKDQKYVPMLTAADKPQVQMNADVMARFRPEMKRFYYDPDKYGTYLEQLGVAWPVKTLTPPAGAK from the coding sequence ATGTTCAGGAAGACTGGCCTCGCGATCACCGCGAGCCTGCTGCCGCTCGTCGTCGCGCAAGGCGCTGCTGCAGCTGAAATCTCGGCCGGTAAGCTCAAGAGCCTGAAGGCCGACGCCGTCGCCGGCGTCGAAAGCCGCGCCAAGCTGGCCCAGGTGATGAACGACAAGATCTTCTCGTTTGGCGAGCTGGGCTTCCAGGAGGTCGAAACCTCGGCCTACATCACCAAGGTGCTGGAGGAGAACGGCTTCACCATCCAGCGCGGCGTGTCGGGCATCCCGACCGCCTGGACGGCGACCTGGACGCATGGCCAGGGCGGTCCGACCATCGCCCTGGGCAGCGACATCGACTGCATCCCCAAGGCCTCGCAGAAGCCGGGCGTGCCCTGGCATGACCCGATCATTCCCGGCGCGCCGGGACACGGCGAAGGTCACAACTCCGGTCAGGCCGTGAACATCGTCGCCGCCCTGGCGGTGAAGGACCTGATGGTCAAGCAGAACATCGCCGGGACCCTGGTGCTGTGGCCCGGCGTCGCCGAAGAGCTGGTGGCCGGCAAGGCCTATATGGTGCGCGACGGGGTGTTCAAAGGCGTGGACGCGACGATCTTCACCCATGTGGGCGCGAACCTGCAGACCACCTGGGGACAGCCGTCCGGCACGGGCCTCGTGTCAGTGAAGTACAGCTTCCACGGCGAGTCCGCGCACTCGGCCGGCGCGCCCTGGCGCGGGCGCAGCGCCCTGGATGCGGTCGAGCTGATGAACATCGGCTGGAACATGCGCCGCGAGCATCTGCGGCCCGAGCAGCGCTCGCACCACGTGATCAGCGACGGCGGCGACCAGCCCAATGTCGTGCCGTCCGAGGCGACCGTCTGGTACTATTTCCGCGAACAGACCTTCGCCGCCATCAAGAAGAACTGGGCGATCGGCGACAAGATCGCCAAGGCCGCCGCCGACATGACCGACACCAAGGTCGATTCCGCCATCGTGGGCACGGCCGCGCCGCGCCACTTCAACCGCCCCATGGCCGAGGCCGCCCAGAAGAACATCGAGCAGGTCGGCCTGCCCAAATGGACCGACGACGAGCAGGCCTTCGCCAAAGCGGTTCAGAAGAACGTCGGATCCACCAAGCAGGACGGCCTGGACACCAAGCTGAGGGGCCTGAAGCCACCGGAGGAAAAGCCCGAGAGCGGCGGGTCGGACGATATCGGCGACATCTCGTGGATCATGCCGACGATCACCATCAACTACCCGGCCAACATCCCCGATCTGCCCGGCCACCATTGGGCCAACGCCATCTCGATGGCGACGCCGATCGCCCACAAGGGCGTGGTGGCCGGCTCAAAGGTGGTGGCGATGACCACGCTGGACCTGCTGACCCAGCCCAAGCTGCTGGCCGACTCGAAGGCCTACTTCACCAACGTCCAGACCAAGGACCAGAAGTACGTGCCGATGCTGACAGCCGCCGACAAGCCGCAGGTCCAGATGAACGCCGATGTGATGGCGCGCTTCCGGCCCGAGATGAAGAGGTTCTACTACGACCCCGACAAGTACGGCACGTACCTGGAGCAGCTGGGCGTCGCCTGGCCAGTCAAGACGCTGACGCCGCCGGCGGGGGCGAAGTAG
- the rpoZ gene encoding DNA-directed RNA polymerase subunit omega has translation MARVTVEDCVEKVPNRFALVLLSAHRARGISAGAALMVDRDNDKNPVVALREIADDVIDHEGLKEHLISTLQRVDEHTEAEEEAETLALLADPSHMQMSELELVRALQSDRDGGQEERY, from the coding sequence ATGGCCCGCGTCACCGTCGAAGATTGCGTCGAGAAGGTCCCGAACCGCTTCGCGCTCGTTCTGCTCTCGGCCCACCGCGCCCGCGGCATTTCCGCCGGCGCCGCGCTGATGGTCGACCGCGACAACGACAAGAACCCGGTCGTGGCCCTGCGCGAGATCGCCGACGACGTGATCGATCACGAAGGCCTGAAGGAACACCTCATCAGCACGCTGCAGCGCGTTGACGAGCACACCGAGGCTGAAGAAGAGGCCGAGACCCTGGCCCTGCTGGCCGATCCCAGCCACATGCAAATGAGCGAGCTGGAACTGGTTCGCGCGCTGCAAAGCGACCGCGACGGCGGTCAGGAGGAGCGGTACTGA
- a CDS encoding NYN domain-containing protein yields the protein MTFYPTDRLALFIDGANLYSAAKALGFDIDYRKLLDEFKKRGILIRAYYYTAIAENDDYSPIRPLVDWLDYNGFTLVTKPAREFTDSQGRKRWRGDMDIEIAVDMLQIAETADHLVLFSGDGDFRALVEAVQRKGRRVTVVSTMKSQPPMTSDDLRRQADNFVDLADLGTIIGRPQRVQPRQVSDTRTPAEREADDEY from the coding sequence GTGACCTTCTATCCGACCGATCGGCTCGCCCTGTTTATCGACGGGGCCAATCTGTATTCCGCCGCCAAGGCGCTGGGCTTCGACATCGACTACCGCAAGCTGCTCGACGAGTTCAAAAAGCGCGGGATTCTCATCCGCGCCTATTACTACACCGCGATCGCCGAGAACGACGACTATTCGCCGATCCGGCCGCTGGTCGACTGGCTGGACTATAACGGCTTCACCCTGGTCACGAAGCCGGCGCGCGAGTTCACCGACAGCCAGGGCCGCAAGCGCTGGCGTGGCGATATGGATATCGAGATTGCGGTCGACATGCTGCAGATCGCCGAGACCGCCGATCACCTGGTGCTGTTCTCGGGCGACGGCGACTTCCGCGCCCTGGTCGAGGCCGTCCAGCGCAAGGGTCGCCGGGTCACCGTCGTCTCGACGATGAAGAGCCAGCCGCCGATGACCAGCGACGACCTGCGCCGCCAGGCCGACAACTTCGTGGATCTCGCCGACCTTGGAACCATCATTGGTCGCCCACAGCGGGTCCAGCCCCGCCAGGTGTCGGACACGCGCACCCCCGCCGAACGCGAAGCCGACGACGAGTATTGA
- a CDS encoding NUDIX domain-containing protein produces the protein MTEEAQRPRVGCGAAILDDQGRLLLVKRVKTPEADHWGVPGGKLDWGEAARTCAEREIHEELGVRITAGRVLAVTDMVADDYHWVAITYAVEGFEGEPTIQEAHALHEWGWFALDALPSPLTAATRDAVAALGQ, from the coding sequence ATGACGGAAGAAGCCCAACGCCCTCGCGTCGGCTGCGGCGCAGCCATTCTGGACGACCAGGGCCGCCTCTTGCTGGTCAAGCGGGTCAAGACCCCCGAGGCCGACCACTGGGGCGTGCCCGGCGGCAAGCTCGACTGGGGCGAGGCCGCCCGCACCTGCGCCGAGCGCGAGATCCATGAAGAGCTGGGCGTGCGGATCACGGCCGGCCGCGTCCTGGCCGTCACCGACATGGTCGCCGACGACTACCACTGGGTGGCGATCACCTACGCCGTCGAAGGCTTCGAGGGCGAGCCGACCATCCAGGAAGCCCACGCCCTCCACGAATGGGGCTGGTTCGCCCTGGACGCCCTGCCCTCACCGCTGACCGCGGCGACGCGCGATGCGGTGGCGGCGTTGGGGCAGTAA
- the folK gene encoding 2-amino-4-hydroxy-6-hydroxymethyldihydropteridine diphosphokinase: MDEAVVVALGCNLPGAYPSREVLLEAALTALPEVGLDVVTRSTWWRSAAWPDPAGPEYLNGVAVVRTALSPRQVLDALHDLEARFGRARGEANAPRTLDLDLIAYGRTVVDGDLVVPHPRAHQRLFVMGPLAELYSGWIHPITGEPAFRLAATATVGRDARPVAAA, encoded by the coding sequence TTGGATGAGGCCGTTGTCGTGGCGCTCGGCTGTAATCTGCCGGGAGCCTATCCGAGTCGCGAGGTCTTGTTGGAAGCGGCTTTGACGGCGCTGCCGGAGGTGGGGCTGGACGTCGTCACGCGCTCGACCTGGTGGCGGTCAGCCGCCTGGCCCGACCCGGCGGGGCCGGAGTATCTGAACGGGGTGGCGGTCGTGCGCACCGCCTTGTCGCCGCGCCAGGTCCTGGATGCCTTGCACGACCTGGAGGCGCGGTTTGGGCGGGCGAGGGGAGAGGCCAACGCGCCCCGGACCTTGGATCTGGACCTGATCGCCTATGGTCGCACGGTGGTGGATGGCGATCTGGTCGTGCCGCATCCCCGCGCCCACCAGCGGCTGTTCGTTATGGGGCCGCTCGCCGAGCTCTATTCGGGCTGGATTCACCCGATCACCGGCGAGCCGGCCTTCCGCCTCGCCGCCACGGCGACGGTCGGACGCGACGCGCGACCTGTTGCCGCAGCCTGA
- a CDS encoding GNAT family N-acetyltransferase, which yields MSGDGEELLPVVVTPRLRLRCWRPSDAAALSANMTPKVSRWLSSWPDPTPPELARQRIVEARAGVSEGWHVSYAIERLSDDLVIGGFGGGAKDQRLRVEIGYHLAEGAHGQGYMMEAAQAGLSAVWSQLPAAETIEAQAHPDNAASRAILSKLGMRFVGERPVFASARGVWEPGCWYELARPD from the coding sequence ATGAGCGGGGACGGGGAGGAGTTGCTTCCCGTCGTCGTTACGCCGCGACTTCGGCTCCGCTGTTGGCGTCCGAGTGACGCGGCGGCTCTGTCGGCCAACATGACACCTAAGGTGAGCCGTTGGCTCAGCTCGTGGCCAGATCCGACCCCACCTGAACTGGCGCGACAACGTATTGTCGAGGCGAGGGCAGGCGTAAGCGAAGGCTGGCACGTCAGCTACGCTATCGAGAGATTGTCGGATGATCTGGTGATCGGCGGCTTCGGCGGGGGCGCGAAAGACCAGCGGCTCCGGGTCGAGATCGGCTATCATCTCGCAGAGGGAGCTCATGGCCAGGGCTACATGATGGAGGCCGCTCAGGCAGGTCTTTCCGCCGTTTGGTCACAGCTGCCGGCCGCCGAGACGATCGAAGCCCAGGCTCACCCAGACAACGCAGCCTCGCGAGCGATTCTGTCCAAGCTGGGCATGCGGTTCGTTGGCGAGCGGCCCGTCTTTGCTTCCGCGCGGGGAGTCTGGGAGCCCGGCTGCTGGTACGAGCTCGCGCGACCCGACTGA
- the rodA gene encoding rod shape-determining protein RodA, translated as MTLSGGLSRPGERDRPTIKFMEIDWTFCLVLCLIAGAGALMLFSIAGASWEPWAAKHLIRFGLYFIMMVILAMCDLRWWFMAAYPIYVVGLLLLIAVEVAGDVSLGAQRWLSIGGFRFQPSEIMKIGLVLALARYYHGLSADSARMSWRLLIPAGMIAAPVLLVAHQPDLGTAMLIAATGLSIVVLAGLSWRIIFAGIAAFMAAIPPFVLFVLHDYQRNRVMTFLNPEADPSGKGYQIVQSKIALGSGGLLGKGFGLGSQSQLNFLPEKQTDFIFATLAEEFGFVGCFAVLFLYGAVIFMALRIASISHSHFGRLAAGGTISTFAVYVLINGAMVMGMAPVVGVPMPMLSYGGTVMLTVMIGFGLIQAVRVHRYTEVTSGKGSLV; from the coding sequence ATGACCCTGAGCGGCGGCCTTAGCCGGCCCGGCGAACGCGACCGGCCGACCATCAAGTTCATGGAGATCGACTGGACCTTCTGTCTGGTCCTGTGCCTGATCGCCGGCGCGGGCGCGCTGATGCTGTTCTCGATCGCCGGGGCGTCCTGGGAGCCGTGGGCGGCCAAGCATCTGATCCGCTTTGGCCTCTACTTCATCATGATGGTCATTCTGGCCATGTGTGATCTGCGCTGGTGGTTCATGGCCGCCTATCCGATCTATGTTGTGGGCCTGTTGCTGCTCATCGCCGTCGAGGTCGCCGGCGATGTCTCGCTGGGCGCTCAGCGCTGGCTGTCGATCGGCGGGTTCCGCTTCCAGCCTTCGGAAATCATGAAGATTGGCCTCGTCCTGGCCCTGGCGCGCTACTATCACGGCCTGTCGGCCGACAGCGCCCGGATGTCCTGGCGGCTGCTGATCCCAGCGGGGATGATCGCCGCGCCGGTGCTTTTGGTGGCGCACCAGCCTGACCTCGGCACCGCCATGCTGATCGCGGCGACCGGGCTGTCGATCGTGGTCCTGGCTGGGCTGTCCTGGCGGATCATCTTCGCGGGCATCGCCGCGTTCATGGCCGCGATCCCGCCCTTTGTGTTGTTCGTGCTGCACGACTATCAGCGCAATCGGGTGATGACCTTCCTGAACCCCGAGGCCGACCCGTCGGGCAAGGGCTATCAGATCGTCCAGTCCAAGATCGCGCTGGGCTCGGGCGGCCTGCTGGGCAAGGGCTTTGGCCTGGGTTCGCAGAGCCAGCTGAACTTCCTGCCCGAAAAGCAGACCGACTTCATCTTCGCCACCCTGGCCGAGGAGTTCGGCTTCGTCGGCTGTTTCGCCGTGCTGTTCCTCTATGGCGCGGTGATCTTCATGGCGCTGCGGATCGCCTCGATCAGCCACAGTCACTTCGGGCGTCTGGCCGCCGGCGGCACCATTTCGACCTTCGCAGTCTATGTGCTGATCAATGGCGCGATGGTGATGGGTATGGCGCCGGTCGTGGGCGTGCCCATGCCGATGCTGTCGTACGGCGGCACCGTCATGCTGACGGTGATGATCGGCTTTGGCCTGATCCAGGCCGTCCGCGTGCACCGCTACACCGAAGTGACCAGCGGCAAGGGCTCGCTGGTCTGA
- the pyrE gene encoding orotate phosphoribosyltransferase, which yields MTNDDVLDEFRAAGALREGHFVLSSGLHSPVFLQKNLVFMRPERCERLCKALAQKIIATVGQVDVAVSPAVGGIIPGYETARHLNVPSIYVEREGGGFKFRRGFHLEPGQKVVMVEDIVTTGLSSRECIQAIKDAGGDVVAAACIVDRSGGKADVGVPLIALASLEVPAYPADALPPELAAIPIEDPGSRRLKG from the coding sequence ATGACCAACGACGACGTCCTCGACGAATTCCGCGCCGCAGGGGCCCTGCGCGAAGGCCACTTCGTGCTGTCCAGCGGCCTGCACAGCCCGGTGTTCCTGCAGAAGAACCTGGTGTTCATGCGCCCCGAGCGCTGCGAACGGCTCTGCAAGGCGCTGGCCCAGAAGATCATCGCCACGGTCGGCCAGGTCGACGTGGCGGTTTCGCCCGCCGTCGGAGGCATCATTCCGGGCTATGAGACCGCGCGCCACCTCAACGTGCCCTCGATCTATGTCGAGCGTGAAGGCGGCGGCTTCAAGTTCCGGCGCGGCTTCCACCTGGAGCCCGGCCAGAAGGTCGTGATGGTCGAGGACATCGTCACCACCGGCCTGTCGTCGCGCGAGTGCATCCAGGCGATCAAGGACGCTGGCGGCGACGTCGTGGCGGCTGCGTGCATCGTCGATCGTTCGGGCGGCAAGGCCGACGTCGGCGTGCCGCTGATCGCCTTGGCCAGCCTGGAAGTCCCGGCCTATCCGGCCGACGCCCTGCCGCCGGAACTGGCTGCGATCCCGATCGAGGATCCGGGCAGCCGCCGGTTGAAGGGCTGA
- a CDS encoding YdeI/OmpD-associated family protein produces the protein MAAIEVNPAHVREFADAATFYDWLSQHHDSQAEVWIKIHKLSSGLPSITPVQAIDVVLCWGWIDGVKKSFDARSYLQRYTPRTRKSIWSQINVDNVARLITEGRMTPHGLREVEAAKADGRWDRAYGSGKGMKIPDDLQAAIDANPAARAMLDRLTAQNRFALAFRTHNMKTPAGRQKKIESFVAMLERGETIYPQKAR, from the coding sequence ATGGCCGCCATCGAGGTCAATCCCGCGCACGTCCGGGAGTTTGCCGACGCCGCCACCTTCTATGACTGGCTGTCGCAGCATCATGACAGCCAGGCCGAGGTCTGGATCAAGATCCACAAGCTGTCCTCGGGCCTGCCCTCGATCACCCCGGTCCAGGCGATCGACGTGGTGCTGTGCTGGGGTTGGATCGATGGCGTGAAAAAGAGCTTTGACGCTCGCAGCTATCTGCAGCGCTACACCCCGCGCACCAGAAAGAGCATCTGGAGCCAGATCAATGTCGACAACGTCGCTCGCCTGATCACCGAGGGGCGTATGACCCCGCACGGCTTGCGCGAGGTCGAGGCGGCCAAGGCCGACGGCCGCTGGGACCGCGCCTATGGCAGCGGAAAGGGCATGAAGATTCCCGACGACCTTCAGGCGGCGATCGACGCCAACCCGGCGGCGCGCGCCATGCTGGATCGGCTGACCGCGCAGAACCGCTTCGCGCTGGCCTTCCGCACCCACAACATGAAGACGCCCGCCGGTCGGCAAAAAAAGATCGAGAGCTTCGTGGCCATGCTTGAACGCGGCGAAACGATCTATCCCCAGAAGGCGCGCTGA
- a CDS encoding uracil-DNA glycosylase: MSQASNIVGEVVPNPAEPPRDCPLCPRLVAYRRENQDLYPDWFNGPAPSFGDKDARLLVVGLAPGRKGANRTGRPFTGDYAGALLYETLIKFGFATGQFEARPDDSLKLVDAAVTNAVRCAPPGNKPETSEENACRPFLKARLDMFPNLKVIVTLGDVSRRNVLKTLGLKASAGVPGHGSEFQAGPYRIFNSYHCSRLNTNTGRLTTPMFENLFARVKAYLDEAG; this comes from the coding sequence ATGAGCCAGGCTTCCAACATCGTCGGTGAGGTCGTCCCCAACCCCGCCGAGCCGCCGCGCGACTGCCCGCTGTGCCCGCGCCTCGTGGCCTATCGCCGTGAGAACCAGGACCTCTACCCAGACTGGTTCAACGGCCCGGCGCCGTCGTTCGGCGACAAGGACGCGCGGCTGCTGGTCGTGGGCCTGGCCCCTGGCCGCAAGGGCGCCAACCGCACGGGCCGGCCGTTCACCGGCGACTATGCCGGCGCCCTGCTCTACGAGACCCTGATCAAGTTCGGCTTCGCCACCGGCCAGTTCGAGGCGCGCCCTGACGACTCGCTGAAGCTGGTGGACGCGGCGGTCACCAACGCGGTCCGCTGCGCGCCGCCCGGCAACAAGCCCGAGACTTCCGAAGAGAACGCCTGCCGACCTTTCCTGAAGGCGCGGCTTGATATGTTCCCGAACCTGAAGGTCATCGTCACCCTGGGCGACGTCTCGCGCCGCAATGTGCTCAAGACCCTGGGCCTGAAGGCCTCTGCGGGCGTGCCGGGCCATGGCTCGGAGTTCCAGGCGGGCCCCTATCGGATCTTCAACAGCTACCACTGCTCGCGCCTCAACACGAACACCGGCCGCCTGACCACGCCGATGTTCGAGAACCTGTTCGCGCGGGTGAAGGCCTATCTGGACGAGGCGGGCTAG